One window of the Triticum dicoccoides isolate Atlit2015 ecotype Zavitan chromosome 3B, WEW_v2.0, whole genome shotgun sequence genome contains the following:
- the LOC119280251 gene encoding protein FAR1-RELATED SEQUENCE 6-like, whose product MKKIPEKLGGYDEYDRIKVAVGNVVYDSLTVAEFEVAWMHMIEKYDLGDNEWLKGLYNHRHRWVPAFVKDAFWAGMSTTQRSESMNAFFDGYVNAKTTLKHFVSQYENALRDKVEKENIADFNSFNSTIPCITRFDIEKQFQSIYTNSKFKEFQEELTDIMYCDRKFIQKEGAIETYEITEDVLIGEEKGWRKDILYHVYFNEEEFEVKCSCRRFEFRGILCRHVLCVLTQKKIKEVPPQYILARWKKNVKRKHNFIRCTYGGMEDSPIAKRFDSLCDSFYPVAEIGAMSDDAHNSLIEDLRTLKIKYSSNSSSENNNDKVGTQEDSPSNGKATGKTILSPIAVRCAGRPPSVRKESKVDKLIRQANEKKKKKEQMEKKKAAIKEKKEAEKKVSFRILHFSVVKKKT is encoded by the coding sequence ATGAAAAAGATACCCGAGAAGCTAGGTGGGTATGATGAATATGATCGCATCAAGGTTGCTGTTGGCAATGTGGTCTATGATTCATTAACAGTTGCAGAGTTTGAAGTTGCTTGGATGCATATGATTGAGAAGTATGATCTTGGTGATAATGAATGGCTTAAAGGGCTTTACAACCATCGACACCGTTGGGTTCCAGCATTTGTGAAAGATGCCTTTTGGGCAggtatgtctactacacaacgtaGTGAGAGTATGAATGCCTTCTTTGATGGATATGTTAATGCAAAAACTACATTGAAGCATTTTGTTAGCCAATATGAGAATGCTCTTCGTGATAAAGTTGAGAAGGAGAATATTGCTgatttcaattctttcaattcaaccataccttgtATCACACGCTTTGACATTGAGAAGCAATTTCAGTCAATCTATACAAAttcaaagttcaaagaatttcaagaaGAGCTAACAGATATTATGTATTGTGATCGGAAGTTTATACAAAAAGAAGGGGCAATAGAAACATATGAAATAACCGAGGATGTGCTAATTGGCGAAGAAAAAGGATGGAGAAAGGATATTCTGTACCATGTATATTTCAATGAGGAAGAGTTCGAAGTTAAGTGTTCATGTCGCCGCTTTGAGTTCAGAGGTATTCTCTGTAGGCATGTGTTGTGTGTGCTTACTCAAAAGAAAATCAAGGAGGTTCCTCCACAATACATCCTTGCTCGATGGAAAAAAAATGTGAAAAGAAAACATAACTTTATCAGATGCACATACGGCGGCATGGAAGACAGTCCTATTGCCAAACGCTTTGATAGCTTGTGCGATTCTTTCTACCCAGTTGCAGAGATAGGTGCCATGTCGGATGATGCACACAATTCCTTGATCGAAGATCTTCGCACCTTGAAAATTAAGTACAGCAGCAACTCAAGTTCTGAAAATAACAATGATAAGGTTGGTACACAGGAAGATTCACCTTCCAATGGGAAGGCAACAGGTAAAACTATACTGAGTCCAATAGCTGTTAGATGTGCTGGACGCCCTCCTTCGGTGAGAAAAGAATCTAAGGTTGATAAGCTTATTCGCCAAGCAaacgaaaagaagaagaaaaaagaacaaatggagaagaaaaaggctGCAATAAAGGAGAAGAAGGAAGCTGAAAAAAAGGTATCATTTCGAATATTACATTTTTCAGTTGTGAAAAAGAAGACCTAA